The following is a genomic window from Manihot esculenta cultivar AM560-2 chromosome 9, M.esculenta_v8, whole genome shotgun sequence.
TTGGTAAAAAAGTTCATCCGAAATAAGAGAGTTAATCCCTTATATCAAATGAACTTTGTTTACTCTTAGCACTCAGAGGGCTTCTTGCAATGAATTATATCTCATGACAAAAATAATATTCTTATGacatgttttaaatttttattgaagatttttaatttctaattccATACTCCTACGTGTAATATaagtatataatataaatattttttatttattgcacTCATACATTTTAGATTCAACTCTCTTCAATCTTCTATGATTTTGTcactttgtttaaaaaaaaaaagtttaactcATTAGATATATGTACAtattataaaaacaaaaattttcgATAAAAACTAGTTACTCGGTTTGAAAATGGAAAAACATCCATTATTAGCTGGTAGTTAACTAAAATTTCTTCTCTATACaaagatatttattttaatttacatgAATTctgctataattttaattttacatcttttatttaatttacataTCACCATTTATCTATTGAAAAAACATTAACGTGAAATTGCAGATGGCCACACTTAAATTGCATGGGCaagtttggagaggttggatcAAACCAAATGCATGAACTATCTTACTATTCATTTTCTTGTAGTATCACATATTATTTGTGGCTCCATGCATCCATTTCATCAAGCTTCACCATCTCCACTTCTATCACAAGTAACCCTAATCAGGGACTTATATAAAGCTGTGTGCATTTTGGAGAAATAGCATAACAATATATTTCAGTCATGGCGATCCATCACTCAAGAATTGTGCTTCTATTCTTCCTGTATGCaactttcaccattttctgctaCGCCTCCAATGTTTTAGAAGCCAAAACCAAACCTACAAAATTGATCACCAAACTAATCCACCGCAATTCTATTCACTCCCCATTTCATAACCCCCACCACAGCATAGGAGATAAAGCCAAATTCATTTTTGAAAACTCACTTGCACGCTTCACTAATTACAAAACTGATCTAGCTGCTGGGACTGACATGGGCTTGCTATTTCTAGTACGTTTTTATATAGGCAATCCAGCGATCTCACAACTAGCCGTCATGGACACTGCAAGTAACCTATTATGGGTACAATGCTCCCCAAATTGGTATATTTCCCGACGTAGTCCAATTCCATTGTTAGATCCTTTAAAATCATCTACATATGCCAGTATGCCTTGCAAATCAGAGTTCTGCTCATATTTTCCTAGTTCTAGTTGTATAAATGAGCAGTGCACTTATAATATTTCATATGTCAATGCTCCTCCATCAACAGGAAATGCAGCTACTGAGCAACTCCTCTTCGAATCAGATGAAAATATAGTTGTTGTTCCTGAAGTAATATTTGGTTGTAGTAAAGTTAACAAAGAATATATTGATGGTGGTATCAATGGTGTTTTTGGCCTTGGACCGAAAAAGCTATCTATGGCGAGGCAACTAGCAAACAAATTCTCTTACTGCATTGGTGACTTTTATGATCCCAACTACAACTATAATCGCTTGATCTTAGGAGATGAGGCACGCTTAGAGGGAGATACTGTTAATAAAAACAGAGCAGAACAGAGAATATGAGGGAAAAAATGGGATCTCCTTTTATTCATCAAATGCTCTTTAAATACAATCACAAAATGATCAAAAACCCAGATTTCGTGGATACTAAATATCTCACGTCAACAATAAAATAGGAACTAAAATAACAAACATTGACTTATTAAAACTAACAGTAAAAGTGCAGTAAATATTTTTGCATTATTATCTAACATACTCCTCCTTAATGCAAAAATCTATAACTTGTAACTTATCTCTGAGATATGCAAACTTCTCAAGAGGAAGAGCTTTTGTAAACAAATCAGCTACTTGCTCTCTTGAATTGCAAAACTCTAACTGGATACTTCCTTCCGCAACCTGCTCCCTTATAAAATGATGACGAATATCAATGTGCCTTGTCCTTTGGTGATGAACTGGATTTTTGGCCATTGAAATTGTGGACTGATTATCACAGTAGATAACAGTTGCTTCTTTCTGCTCAAACTTCATATCTTGCAGAATTCGTCTGAGCCAAACAGCTTGACAAGTTGCTGAGGTGACTGCCATATATTCAGCTTCAGACGACGATAATGCTGTGGATGGTTGTTTTCTAGAACTCCAGGATATGGCACTAGACCCAAGCAAGAATAAATATCCTGTAGTACTTCTACGGTCATCCAAGGAACCTGCCCAATCACTGTCAGAGAAACCATACAATTTAAAATTGTCTGAGCTAGAATAGAACAGCCCATAAGAAGAGGTTCCCTTTAAGTATCTTAACACTCTCTTCGCAGCACCAAAATGAACCTTGCTCGGACTTTGCATAAATCTTGACAGGAGACTAGTTGCTTGCAAAATATCCGGACGACTATTCGTCAAATAAAGTAAACTTCCCACCAAACTCCGATATAATTGAGAATCTACTTTCTCTTCTCCATCATCCAAGCAATATTTATGGTTTGTGATCATTGGAGTTGTGACTGAATTGCAATCTTTCATGTTAAATTTTGTAAGCAGATCATTCACATATTTTTGTTGTGAAACAAAAATTCCAGCTTTACCTTGACTCACTTCCAAACCCAAAAAATAACTCATGAGTCCCAAATCAGTCATATCAAATTCGGTCACCATAATCTTCTTAAATTCAGTGGATAACTCAATACTATTTCCAGTATAGATTAAGTCATCCACATAAAGGCAAATGATCAATACCTCATTGTCTGCTTTTCTCTTGACATACAAAGTGGGCTCGCTTGCACTCTTTTGAAAACCATTTCTGCAAAAATGTGAGTCGATTCTCCCATACCAGGCCCTCGGAGCCTGCTTGAGGCCGTAGAGAGCTTTCTTCAACCTGTACACTTTCTTTTCTTCACCAGAAATTTCATAGCCCTTCGGTTGTTGCACATAAACCTCTTCTTCCAAAATACCATTTAAAAAGGCCGATTTGACATCAAACTGAAAAACTTTCCAGTTAAGATAAGCAGCAATAGAAAGAGTAGCTCGAATAGTGTCAAACCTTGCCACTGGAGAAAATGTTTCTTCGAAGTCAACACCTTCACGCTGCATATAACCACGTGCAACTAACCGAGCTTTGTGTCTCTGGATAGACCCATCAGGCTTGTGTTTTACCTTGTACACCCATTTCAGCCCCACAACTTCTTTACCAAATGGCAAGTCAACCAACTCCCACGTTTTGTTTTTCTCTAAGGCATCCATCTCTTCATCCATTGCCTTTTGCCATTCTATGATTTTTGTTGCTTCTTCAAAACTGCTTGGTTCTTGAGTGACCACAAGATGACATTCATCAAGTTGCTCATAAACCTCCTGTAAGGATCTCCATTTTCGTGGAGGTGTACTTGATGAAGAGGATGATGTCGAACTAGAAGGACTGGAAATGGGAGTATTTGGAGATGATGAATCTGAACCACCATTGTTACCTTCATTTTGAATTTGTTCAGGAATAAATTCTTCATTATTTTGTGAAAAATGTACCCCTGGCTGCATCTCACTCCAACTCCATTCACTTTTCTCATCAAAAATGACATCACggctaattattaattttttgtaaaGAGGATCATAAAAACGATAACCTTTAGTTTCCATACTGTAACCCACAAAAATACACCTCACACTATTTTCATCAAGTTTTCCTCTCTTTTGAGATGGCACtaacacataagcaacacaacCAAAGATCTTAAAATGTTTTACCTTTGGTTTCCACccattccaagcttcaaatggTGTTTGATTTGATAAAGCTGATGTAGAACTCCGGTTAAGAATGTAGGCAGCAGTATGAATAGCTTCTGCCCAAAAACTTTTTGGAAGATTTTTGGCTTTCAACATACTCTTGGCCATCTCCACAAGACTTCTATTTTTCCTCTCCGCCACCCCATTCTGTTGGGGAGTATAACTTGCTGTAAGCTGCCTTTGAATCCCAAAATCTTCACATAATTTGTCAAATTCTGCAGAGATAAATTCACCTCCTCGATCCGTCCGCAAAATTTTTACTGCATTGCCACTTTGTTTTTCAATCACGCTCCTGAATTTCTTGAATGTTGGCAGCACCtctgatttatttttaagaaagaaaaCCCAAGTCATTCGACTATAATCATCTACAAAGACAACAAAGTACCTGCTGCCATTAAGAGATGAAGTACGCATCGGCCCGTAAACATCAGCATGTATAAGTTCAGCTGTTTGAGAAGCTCTTCTGCTTTTGCCTTTGGGAAAAGAATCTCTATGATGTTTTCCAATCACACAACTTTCACACACATCATCAACAGAATGTATGACAGGTAATCCATCCACCAAATTAGTTTTAGACATTAAACTTAAGCTGGTAAAGTTTAAATGTCCATACCTGTGATGCCACAACCAATCATCATCTTCTAATGAAACTGCCAGTGCTTTCTGTTGGTCATCAAGATCAAGAGGGAACATATTATTGTCGCTCATTGGGACGCGAAATAACATATTCTTTTTTGTTGCATCTGAAAATACGCTGCAGGAGAAATCTTCAAACAGGAGTGAATACCCTTTTCTCATAAATTGACCGACGCTTAAAAGACTTGAGTCCAAATCAGGCACGTAGAGAACATCTTTAATCTCACAATCATTCATCTTCACAATTCCTTTGCCATGGGCTTGACGAATTGTTCCATCCGCCATTTTAACATTGGATTTGAAGGACTTATCCAAACAAACAAAAGCCCCCAAATTAGCAGTCACATGTTTACTGCTAGCACTGTCCATATACCACACATTAGAATCACATTCTTTAGTAGCCAAGGCAGCAAGAAATAAACTTTCACATTCATCTTTATTCTCTTGCTCGACCAAATTTGCTTGATTTCCTTTCTGTCGACAATACTTCGCTATATGACCTTGTTTCCCGCAATTATAGCATGTAAAATTACGGGAACGATTTTCACCTTTACTGGTTTCAGTGTTGTAATTCTGACTCTGACCACCAGCTCGTCCACCCCCTCTGTTACCTCTGCCTCCTCTTCTTCCATGCGAAGAATGTCCACCGCGATTATTATGGTCATTGCTATAATTTTCTCCTTCTTTAGATATCTGCAACTTGGCATGAAAGGCTTTTTCTACATCATCTTCTTCGTAACCGCGGTGCCTATCTTCATGGGATTGTAAAGAACCCATCAACTCATCAATAGTCAGGGTGCTTAAGTTCTTCGATTCTTCTATTGCAGCTACGGCAGACTCGTACTTCTTGGGCAAACTCCGCAAAATTTTCTCCACAACCTTTTGATCAGACAATCGCTCCCCGTACTTTCGCATTTGGTTTACAACTTCCATTACTCTATTGAAATATTCATGCATAGACTCGCTATCCTTCATAACAAAGCAATCAAACTTCCTGCGAAGTGTCTGCAGCTTTACTGTAACCACCTTCTCAACACCTTGGTAGTTAGTGTGAAGTATATCCCATGCTACTTTCGCTTTTGTTGCAGCAGAAATTCGAGGAAAAATAGCATCATCTACAGCTTGTTGGATGAGGAAAAGAGCTTTGTTATCTTTCTTCAGCAAGTCTTTGAGAGTTTCAGCGGATGCTGTTTCGTTGTAACCATTCTCCACAAAATCCCATAACTCTTGAGAAAGGAAAAGAGTTTTCATTTTGACACTCCAGATATCATAATTGTCGATTCCTCGAAGGATTGGAACCGAAGGTTGTGAGAGATTAACTCCTACTGAATTATAAGCCATCTGGACGagaaccaggctctgataccagaTGTTAATAAAAACAGAGCAGAACAGAGAATATGAGGGAAAAAATGGGATCTCCTTTTATTCATCAAATGCTCTTTAAATACAATCACAAAATGATCAAAAACCCAGATTTCGTGGATACTAAATATCTCACGTCAACAATAAAATAGGAACTAAAATAACAAACATTGACTTATTAAAACTAACAGTAAAAGTGCAGTAAATATTTTTGCATTATTATCTAACAGATACAACACCTCTGGAGATGAGTGAATTACATTACTATTTAAATCTTCAAGAAATAAGCATTGGAGAAAACACGCTTGACATTGATAAGAAAGTGTTTATAAGAAACATAACAGATAAAAGCAAGCTATCTGGAGTAATCATAGACTCCGGAAGTGTGGCTACTTGGCTGGTGAACGAAGCGTATTACAGGTTTAGGAATGAGGTGAAGAGGATATTGGGTGATTCTATAGTAGACACGAAGGAATGTAGATGGTGTTTGTGCTATGAAGGTACCATGGCTCAGAACCTAACAAACTTTCCAGGGTCTACCACTTTAGTGAAGAAGCTGTTTTAGAAGTGGGATTTGATGGTATATTTTATCAAGCTACCGCATCTATATTTTGCATGGCTGTTTATCCAAGCTCTCGTCTTCCAGACAAGCCTTTTCAGGATGCAACTGTCATAGGTGTCATGGCTCAACAAAACCATAACGTAGCTTATGATTTGCAAGAGAAGAAATTATATCTGGAGAGTATTGATTGTCAAGTTTATGAGGGTTAGCttttattaatgttttattgGGTTCGTCTTATTCAGATAGAGGAATTTTAACAATGTTTTCTATGTATTTTGATCTTTTCTATATATGATTTTAAAGAACTAAATAAGCATATCGTGGGTTCTGCCATCTTTTTATTGTTATTGGTTGCTTTAAGTTTTCTCCTTTTTACCACTCTCTTAAAAACACcgatgcttcctttttcatccacTTCTTATTATTGGTCACTCTGCtccttttaataaattattaattttctaaaatcttcatgtttaatatatatcaaaaataatataaatttattatttttaaacaatatttatattttataatttctatgATGAaggattaattatttaataattaatcaatCTTATAGTACGAAAATATAAAAGAtagtttataattatatttcccCGTAACTTGATTAATCAGTAGACGAAAAAAAACCTAgtatgagagaaaaaaaattataaacatggaattaaagagaaaaaaaaaaccaaacatgagagaaaaaaaattctaatggaattaaatagaaaaaaatcttttaaaagaaaaaaacaaaactaaATACTAGCCAATAGATGTTGGAATATGCAGGCCTGGAGTTCTTCAAGTTGTAGCGATTGTTTGATATTTCAAGGAGAGCCATTTAACACCTTACTAAAGGTATCCTTGAGGGATTCCTTCTCCCATTGATCGTCAAATCCGCTCGGGAAACGAAACTTGGGATGAAAGAAATCTTCAACCCCATGAACAACCACACTCCCATCGTTGTAAATGTTCCATTTTGTGATCTTTACGCCATTGATGGATGGACAACCACTCTTGGGTTCTGTTACCTTTAGAGTACTCACCTTA
Proteins encoded in this region:
- the LOC122724605 gene encoding probable aspartic protease At2g35615, which codes for MAIHHSRIVLLFFLYATFTIFCYASNVLEAKTKPTKLITKLIHRNSIHSPFHNPHHSIGDKAKFIFENSLARFTNYKTDLAAGTDMGLLFLVRFYIGNPAISQLAVMDTASNLLWVQCSPNWYISRRSPIPLLDPLKSSTYASMPCKSEFCSYFPSSSCINEQCTYNISYVNAPPSTGNAATEQLLFESDENIVVVPEVIFGCSKVNKEYIDGGINGVFGLGPKKLSMARQLANKFSYCIGDFYDPNYNYNRLILGDEARLEGDTVNKNRAEQRI